From Vicinamibacterales bacterium, a single genomic window includes:
- a CDS encoding glycosyltransferase, whose amino-acid sequence MDELTASARALAIVQVGATDHGGGAATVAAGLMRGYAARGHQVWHVVGRKGTGDPGVLPLPDDDRPWFSATGYVAVQVRLRRLAERHPNRGFGLLSRSLRMATHPRAIVDHLNGIEDFAFPASARLLDQFASAPDVVHAHNLHGGYFDLRALAPISARLPTVLTLHDMWLMTGHCAHALGCGRWQTGCGQCPDLTLDPPIRRDATDRNWRRKQEVFAASRVHLAAPSRWLRDQVGRSMLAPSAGDVRVIPNGVDTSVFRPADRRQARARLGLPDASTIILLTAGSSGSMWKDDRTLARLIDGLAARRRAEPLVFVAVGREFAARSRPGAAIRSVPVVGDPRVMAQYYQSADLYLHAARADTFPLAVLEAMACGTPVVATAVGGIPEQIRPAAIEAVRAGRRDGIGDATGMLVPPAGAVEMTDAVEALLDCEPVRVRLGENAARDVASRFTLDRQVEAYLAWYRDLLGARAEAERGVGIA is encoded by the coding sequence CCATCGTGCAGGTCGGCGCCACCGATCACGGCGGCGGGGCCGCCACGGTCGCCGCCGGCCTGATGCGCGGATATGCCGCTCGCGGCCACCAGGTCTGGCACGTCGTGGGACGCAAGGGCACCGGCGATCCGGGCGTGCTGCCGTTGCCGGACGACGACCGCCCGTGGTTCAGCGCCACCGGCTATGTCGCGGTCCAGGTTCGGTTACGGCGGCTGGCGGAGCGCCATCCTAACCGCGGGTTCGGCCTGCTGAGCCGCTCGTTGCGGATGGCCACGCACCCGCGCGCGATCGTCGATCACCTGAACGGGATCGAGGACTTCGCCTTCCCGGCCAGCGCGCGCCTGCTCGATCAGTTCGCCTCAGCGCCGGACGTGGTGCATGCGCATAACCTTCACGGCGGCTACTTCGACCTGCGGGCCCTGGCGCCAATCAGTGCTCGATTGCCGACGGTGCTCACCCTGCATGACATGTGGTTGATGACCGGCCACTGCGCGCATGCGCTGGGCTGCGGCCGCTGGCAAACCGGCTGCGGCCAGTGTCCGGACCTCACGCTCGATCCCCCCATTCGTCGCGACGCGACCGATCGTAATTGGCGCCGCAAGCAGGAGGTGTTTGCGGCCAGTCGCGTTCACCTGGCGGCGCCCTCGCGGTGGCTGCGCGATCAGGTGGGGCGCTCGATGCTGGCCCCGTCCGCCGGCGATGTGCGCGTGATCCCGAACGGCGTTGACACCAGCGTGTTCCGGCCCGCCGACCGCCGGCAGGCGCGCGCCCGCCTCGGCCTGCCGGACGCCTCGACGATCATCCTGCTGACTGCCGGCAGCAGCGGCAGCATGTGGAAAGACGACCGCACGCTGGCTCGGCTGATCGATGGTCTCGCCGCCCGGCGCCGGGCCGAGCCACTCGTGTTCGTGGCCGTGGGACGCGAGTTCGCGGCGCGCTCCCGGCCCGGTGCCGCGATCCGATCGGTCCCGGTCGTCGGCGATCCCCGCGTCATGGCCCAGTACTACCAATCGGCCGACCTCTACCTTCACGCCGCCCGGGCCGACACGTTTCCACTCGCGGTGCTGGAGGCGATGGCGTGCGGCACACCGGTGGTGGCCACCGCGGTCGGCGGCATTCCGGAACAGATTCGGCCGGCCGCGATCGAGGCCGTTCGTGCCGGGCGCCGTGACGGGATCGGCGATGCCACTGGCATGCTGGTGCCTCCCGCCGGTGCCGTCGAGATGACCGACGCGGTGGAGGCGCTGCTGGATTGCGAGCCGGTACGGGTGCGGCTGGGCGAGAACGCCGCGCGCGACGTCGCCAGTCGCTTCACCCTCGACCGCCAGGTCGAGGCCTATCTCGCGTGGTACCGGGATCTTCTCGGGGCGCGCGCGGAAGCGGAACGTGGCGTCGGCATCGCCTAG